The following proteins are co-located in the Rhodococcus opacus B4 genome:
- a CDS encoding histidine phosphatase family protein: MELVLVRHAEPDREAEGPARANPRLSDRGREQAARVADYLAAEEFAAIYTSPLIRAADTAAVIGTALGLRPIVRSDLAEFDRDATEYLHFEDLRINNDPRYEAFLRDDLSAWGTDVPTFRRRVTAEFDRIIDAHAGGRVLVVSHGGVANAFVGGLIGASKLTIHEPGYTGFARIRAGRTRRTLVSLNETPHLRGFDLGIRAVRAQGA; this comes from the coding sequence GTGGAGCTGGTACTCGTCCGCCACGCTGAACCAGATCGGGAGGCGGAGGGGCCGGCACGGGCGAACCCGCGTCTGAGCGATCGAGGGCGTGAACAGGCCGCCCGAGTCGCGGACTACCTGGCCGCCGAGGAGTTCGCCGCGATCTATACCTCCCCGCTCATCCGTGCGGCCGACACAGCGGCCGTCATCGGAACGGCGTTGGGCCTGAGGCCCATTGTCAGGTCGGATCTGGCAGAGTTCGACCGCGACGCCACCGAATATCTGCATTTCGAGGATCTTCGGATCAACAATGATCCCCGCTACGAGGCGTTTCTCCGCGACGATCTGAGCGCCTGGGGAACCGACGTACCCACCTTCAGAAGACGGGTCACCGCGGAATTCGATCGGATCATCGATGCCCACGCCGGCGGACGGGTCCTTGTCGTGTCGCACGGCGGCGTCGCAAACGCCTTCGTCGGTGGGCTGATCGGTGCAAGCAAACTGACGATCCACGAACCGGGTTATACCGGCTTCGCCCGCATTCGCGCCGGCCGTACTCGTCGCACTCTCGTCAGTTTGAACGAAACCCCGCACCTGCGGGGTTTCGACCTCGGTATACGTGCAGTTCGAGCGCAAGGAGCATGA
- a CDS encoding AMP-binding protein, which translates to MTFASRDAEDGGAQSALRCDDTEVTWEEADAVLRRIANGLNALDLGALRRVAVFGGNSTEAVLAYGGITLAGASAVPVNFHLTADEAAYIFEDSGASVAFVDANTLDRGRAAAAASGVSTIVVWGDAGESADPAVHRWDDWLGAASDAQPRTDLAPLPSLVYTSGTTGRPKGTELPPTAFAGGADIAEHLDRLRENSLVKQGRHLVVGPLYHSGPLVGTRLFLAGVPVTVLAKFDPESVLEAIERDRIGSSIMVPTHFQRILALPEDVRAKYDLDSLRFVQQVGAKCPTDVKAAIIDWWGPVVWESYGASEVGTVCRISAGEWLEHRGSVGRPVSPFEAMVVDADGKPVPAGVTGRLYFRDATGRGVVYHNASNADAHLEPGLFTLGEIGYQDADGYVYITDRFSDMVVSGGVNIYPAESEQVLATHAGVVEVACIGIPDEQMGEQLLALVVRRGPSVTENDILDYCRERLSHYKCPRSVEFVETLHRSAVGKINKRALRAPYWDRDDESAPAGR; encoded by the coding sequence ATGACGTTTGCTTCGCGCGATGCGGAGGATGGTGGGGCACAGTCGGCTCTGCGCTGCGACGACACCGAGGTGACGTGGGAGGAGGCCGATGCGGTTCTACGGCGGATAGCGAACGGTCTGAACGCACTCGATCTCGGCGCACTGCGGCGGGTGGCGGTCTTCGGCGGGAACTCCACCGAAGCGGTTCTGGCGTACGGAGGAATTACCCTCGCAGGCGCCTCCGCCGTGCCGGTCAATTTCCATCTGACCGCCGACGAAGCGGCCTACATCTTCGAGGACTCGGGCGCCTCTGTTGCGTTCGTCGACGCCAACACACTCGATCGTGGTCGTGCCGCGGCCGCGGCATCCGGAGTATCGACGATTGTCGTGTGGGGCGACGCCGGGGAATCGGCCGACCCGGCCGTCCATCGATGGGACGACTGGCTGGGCGCCGCGTCGGACGCCCAGCCGAGGACCGACCTGGCGCCCCTGCCCTCCCTCGTGTACACCTCGGGCACGACCGGTCGGCCGAAAGGGACCGAACTGCCCCCGACGGCATTCGCCGGTGGTGCCGACATCGCCGAACACCTCGACCGTCTCCGCGAGAACTCACTGGTCAAACAGGGACGTCACCTGGTTGTCGGTCCGCTCTATCACAGCGGCCCTTTGGTCGGGACCAGGCTGTTCCTGGCCGGCGTGCCGGTGACGGTACTGGCCAAATTCGACCCGGAGAGCGTGCTAGAGGCGATCGAGAGGGACCGGATCGGTTCCTCGATCATGGTGCCGACGCATTTCCAGCGAATTCTCGCGCTTCCGGAGGATGTGCGGGCGAAGTACGACCTGGATTCGCTGCGTTTCGTCCAGCAGGTCGGGGCGAAATGCCCGACCGACGTCAAGGCGGCGATCATCGACTGGTGGGGTCCGGTCGTGTGGGAAAGCTACGGTGCCAGTGAGGTCGGAACCGTGTGCCGTATCAGCGCCGGCGAATGGCTGGAGCACCGGGGATCCGTCGGAAGGCCCGTTTCACCGTTCGAGGCGATGGTCGTCGACGCCGACGGAAAGCCGGTGCCCGCAGGGGTTACCGGCCGGCTGTACTTTCGCGATGCCACAGGCCGCGGGGTCGTCTACCACAACGCATCGAATGCGGACGCGCACCTCGAGCCGGGTCTGTTCACGCTGGGAGAGATCGGCTATCAGGATGCGGACGGGTACGTCTACATCACGGACCGCTTCTCGGACATGGTGGTCTCGGGTGGGGTGAACATCTATCCCGCAGAATCCGAGCAAGTGCTGGCAACGCACGCCGGGGTCGTCGAAGTAGCGTGCATCGGTATCCCGGACGAGCAGATGGGGGAGCAACTCCTCGCGCTCGTCGTGCGCCGCGGTCCCTCCGTCACCGAGAACGACATCCTCGACTACTGCCGTGAGCGACTGTCCCACTACAAGTGCCCTCGATCCGTCGAGTTCGTCGAGACGCTGCACCGCAGCGCGGTGGGAAAGATCAACAAGCGCGCGCTGCGTGCACCGTACTGGGACCGAGACGACGAATCCGCC
- a CDS encoding FAD-dependent oxidoreductase: MTVSESDFDVVVIGAGAAGLAAALSAVEQGCTRVLISEATSVVGGSSRLAGGVVMGSGSRLQQKAGIDDDPSDLFKEYMSLNHWDVAAGPVKRLTARSGETIDWLADRGVKFFDRLIFGGDERKPRSHCVDGGGQSLVNALSAACRSAGVDIALGHRVDQLLTDGDKVTGVIAEGETITADAVVIATGGFGANPELLQKYFPSSWTADWTWYIGADGSRGDAIGFAEQLGAQLTGFDRGLRTLDPHFAKLNEAFLPGWTILLDSSGRRFCDETAPYGILDTLVRARGNRAFVVFDDAALRPPAESADRYRDCYKQVWPNHPPFRPKNYTADLVDENVATGRAKSARDLPALAEAIGVPAETLEGEVHRYNTLAANGEDTDFGKAGKFLLPLSTAPFYAVEVRPATVNMTSCGLRIDEKARVLRHDGAAIDGLFAAGECTGGILGETYMGSGNSLANACGFGRIAGEEAAHAARSGAAS; the protein is encoded by the coding sequence ATGACAGTGTCCGAATCGGATTTCGACGTCGTCGTCATCGGCGCCGGCGCGGCGGGTCTCGCCGCAGCGCTTTCCGCGGTGGAGCAGGGTTGCACACGGGTGCTGATCAGCGAGGCGACATCGGTCGTCGGCGGCTCGTCGCGACTGGCCGGCGGTGTCGTCATGGGAAGCGGCAGTCGACTCCAACAGAAGGCGGGCATCGACGACGACCCGTCGGATCTGTTCAAGGAGTACATGTCCCTCAACCACTGGGATGTGGCAGCGGGCCCGGTCAAGCGGCTGACCGCGCGGAGCGGCGAGACGATCGACTGGTTGGCCGACAGGGGAGTAAAGTTCTTCGATCGGCTGATCTTCGGCGGCGACGAACGCAAGCCGCGTTCGCACTGCGTCGACGGAGGAGGGCAATCCCTCGTCAATGCACTATCGGCGGCATGCCGGAGCGCGGGAGTCGATATCGCGTTGGGGCACCGGGTCGACCAACTGCTCACGGACGGCGACAAGGTAACCGGAGTGATCGCCGAAGGCGAGACGATCACCGCGGACGCAGTCGTCATCGCGACGGGCGGCTTCGGTGCCAACCCGGAATTGCTCCAGAAATACTTTCCGTCCTCCTGGACGGCGGACTGGACGTGGTACATCGGTGCCGACGGATCGCGTGGTGATGCGATCGGCTTCGCCGAACAACTCGGCGCGCAGCTCACCGGCTTCGACCGCGGGCTCCGCACACTCGACCCCCACTTCGCCAAGCTCAACGAGGCCTTCCTGCCCGGGTGGACGATCCTTCTGGATTCGTCTGGCCGCCGGTTCTGTGACGAGACCGCGCCGTACGGAATTCTCGACACTTTGGTGCGTGCGAGGGGCAACCGCGCGTTCGTCGTCTTCGACGACGCAGCCCTGCGCCCGCCGGCGGAGTCGGCGGACCGTTACCGGGATTGCTACAAGCAGGTGTGGCCGAACCATCCGCCCTTTCGCCCGAAGAACTACACGGCAGATCTCGTCGACGAGAACGTCGCGACAGGTAGGGCGAAGTCGGCTCGCGATCTGCCCGCGCTCGCGGAGGCAATCGGGGTGCCCGCCGAAACGCTCGAAGGTGAAGTGCACCGGTACAACACGCTTGCCGCGAACGGCGAGGACACGGACTTCGGCAAGGCGGGAAAGTTCCTGCTGCCACTGAGCACAGCGCCCTTCTACGCCGTCGAGGTGCGTCCGGCCACCGTCAACATGACCTCGTGCGGCCTCCGGATCGACGAGAAGGCCCGGGTGCTGCGGCACGATGGTGCGGCCATCGACGGGCTGTTCGCCGCCGGTGAATGCACGGGCGGAATTCTCGGCGAAACGTATATGGGCAGCGGTAATTCGCTGGCGAACGCGTGCGGATTCGGTCGAATCGCGGGCGAAGAAGCCGCGCACGCGGCCCGATCGGGAGCAGCATCATGA
- a CDS encoding class I adenylate-forming enzyme family protein, whose translation MAGTMTGIDSTERTSLEQVWGTDVRPSEYAGHPGLLYEPHPRSFAELLLSTERWNDRTYLVQGERRITFERFSRSIPLACEYFHDCGIHEGDRVMLLAYNSPDWVLALWSLWMIGAVPVLGNRWWSPHEIENAVDVATPRCVVTDIPQLPETVTVPTVSVNDLRRFFDTDLPEPAARRQDDAAPQGDEDAAALILFTSGSSGMPKAVELSLRSVVANQHNLLLRSRRLPQQVPADAPQASTLVCTPLFHIGGISNLVTQLVNGGKIVLNDGKFDPQQVLTLIEQEQVQSWGGVPTMASRVLEHPDFDSFDLSSLRSWPLGGAPVTPGLLERMQRKLPQLRERGLGNTWGMTESGGFLTVAGNRDLERYPGTVGRPYSVVELQILGPDERGIGEILVRSPTVMLGYIGIDDDTVDSEGWLHTGDLGHINEQGYLFLDGRSKDIVIRGGENIACAHVEAALAAHPDVTEVAAIGLPHADLGEELAAVVVFRAGITPPTPGELREFLTGTLAYFAIPTRWQFRDVSLPTLAGEKVDKKTLVAQFPTDNDERG comes from the coding sequence ATGGCAGGGACGATGACGGGAATCGACAGCACCGAGCGCACATCGCTCGAGCAGGTGTGGGGCACCGACGTGCGCCCCTCCGAGTATGCCGGCCACCCCGGACTGCTCTACGAGCCGCATCCGCGGTCGTTCGCGGAACTTCTACTCAGCACAGAGCGGTGGAACGACCGGACGTATCTGGTACAGGGCGAACGCCGCATCACCTTCGAACGATTCTCCCGATCGATACCACTGGCCTGTGAGTACTTCCACGACTGCGGCATCCATGAAGGCGATCGCGTCATGCTCCTCGCCTACAACAGCCCCGACTGGGTCCTCGCATTGTGGTCGCTGTGGATGATCGGCGCGGTCCCGGTGCTCGGCAACCGGTGGTGGAGCCCCCATGAGATCGAGAACGCCGTCGACGTGGCGACCCCGAGGTGTGTCGTCACCGACATCCCGCAGCTACCGGAAACGGTCACCGTCCCCACGGTATCCGTGAACGATCTCCGTCGATTCTTCGACACCGACCTTCCGGAACCGGCCGCCCGTCGGCAGGACGATGCGGCGCCGCAGGGAGACGAAGATGCAGCGGCACTCATCCTCTTCACGTCCGGCAGTTCGGGCATGCCCAAGGCCGTCGAACTGTCACTGCGTTCCGTCGTCGCCAACCAGCACAACCTGCTGCTGCGCTCCCGGCGCCTGCCCCAGCAGGTCCCCGCCGACGCCCCGCAGGCATCCACGCTCGTCTGCACTCCCCTATTCCATATCGGCGGGATATCCAACCTCGTCACACAGTTGGTCAACGGTGGAAAGATCGTCCTCAACGACGGCAAGTTCGACCCACAGCAGGTGCTCACGCTGATCGAACAGGAGCAGGTCCAGAGCTGGGGCGGTGTTCCGACCATGGCCAGCCGGGTCCTCGAGCACCCCGACTTCGACTCGTTCGATCTGTCGAGCTTGCGGTCCTGGCCGCTGGGCGGCGCCCCGGTCACCCCCGGACTCCTCGAGCGGATGCAGCGAAAGCTCCCCCAGCTTCGCGAGCGCGGACTCGGAAACACCTGGGGCATGACCGAATCGGGCGGATTCCTCACCGTCGCAGGCAATCGGGATCTCGAACGGTACCCCGGGACCGTCGGGCGCCCCTATTCCGTTGTGGAACTGCAGATTCTCGGTCCCGACGAGCGAGGAATCGGCGAAATTCTCGTCCGCTCGCCCACGGTGATGCTCGGTTACATCGGAATCGACGACGACACAGTCGATTCCGAGGGCTGGCTGCATACCGGCGACCTCGGGCACATCAACGAGCAGGGCTACCTCTTCCTCGACGGCCGCAGCAAGGACATCGTCATCCGTGGTGGCGAGAACATCGCCTGCGCCCACGTCGAGGCCGCACTGGCCGCCCATCCCGACGTCACCGAAGTCGCGGCGATCGGACTCCCGCACGCCGATCTCGGAGAAGAGCTGGCCGCCGTCGTCGTCTTCCGGGCGGGTATCACCCCACCCACCCCCGGCGAACTACGCGAATTCCTCACCGGCACGCTGGCGTACTTCGCGATTCCGACGCGCTGGCAGTTCCGAGACGTCTCCCTTCCCACGCTGGCCGGCGAGAAAGTCGACAAGAAGACCCTCGTCGCCCAGTTCCCGACCGACAACGACGAGCGAGGCTGA
- a CDS encoding enoyl-CoA hydratase/isomerase family protein, translating to MGELQLCRPDVLNRFDGALLDELGEALSELGRDRDVRAVVLTSTGRHFSAGGDTEAMLAANDDLRVLMEQVDDGRRLFRTFADFPKPLVVALHGHVFGVATSLVLTADAIVSTPSVQLSDPHVHLGLVPGDGGCVTWPANLPMVRAKRHLLWGEPLLAEDAYKLGMVTELVDDPEEVAPLARALAAKVAALPPAAVQLTKRALNKGMHARIDEVFDTAFYLEAISASTEDLREAVSAFKEKRPGSWQGR from the coding sequence GTGGGCGAACTTCAGCTGTGCCGCCCCGACGTACTCAATCGCTTCGACGGCGCCCTGCTCGACGAACTGGGCGAGGCACTGAGCGAACTCGGCCGGGATCGCGACGTTCGCGCCGTAGTACTCACGTCGACCGGACGACACTTCTCCGCCGGGGGCGACACCGAGGCGATGCTCGCCGCCAACGACGATCTGCGGGTTCTGATGGAGCAGGTCGACGACGGACGTCGGCTGTTCCGGACATTCGCCGACTTCCCGAAGCCCCTTGTCGTTGCTCTGCACGGACACGTGTTCGGTGTGGCGACCAGCCTGGTCCTGACCGCCGACGCCATCGTGTCCACCCCGTCGGTTCAGCTGTCGGATCCCCACGTCCACCTCGGGCTCGTACCTGGGGACGGGGGCTGCGTGACGTGGCCGGCCAACCTGCCCATGGTCCGCGCGAAGCGGCACCTGCTCTGGGGCGAACCGCTCCTCGCCGAGGACGCGTACAAGCTGGGCATGGTCACCGAACTCGTCGACGATCCCGAGGAGGTGGCCCCGCTGGCTCGAGCGCTCGCCGCGAAGGTCGCCGCTCTACCCCCGGCTGCGGTTCAACTCACGAAGCGGGCTCTCAACAAGGGTATGCACGCGCGCATCGACGAGGTCTTCGACACCGCCTTCTACCTCGAAGCCATCAGCGCGTCCACCGAGGATCTGCGTGAAGCAGTGAGCGCCTTCAAGGAAAAGAGGCCAGGATCATGGCAGGGACGATGA
- a CDS encoding nuclear transport factor 2 family protein, whose amino-acid sequence MMLPIGVQAFLDAVHQRDATAVAECFTPDGEYHFAVPQEPARGRAAIADTFAKILGASDKVHWDIVTATVDSRRVWLERVDRFWFSGREVPIECVGVVELDADGSIAVVRDYCDMAVWRARREAAAEPVG is encoded by the coding sequence ATGATGCTGCCGATTGGGGTGCAGGCCTTCCTCGACGCAGTGCACCAGCGAGATGCCACCGCTGTCGCCGAGTGCTTCACACCCGACGGCGAATACCATTTCGCGGTTCCCCAGGAACCCGCGCGCGGTCGTGCGGCCATCGCGGATACTTTCGCGAAGATCCTCGGTGCCTCCGACAAGGTGCACTGGGACATCGTGACCGCCACCGTCGATAGTCGCCGCGTGTGGCTCGAGCGAGTGGACCGGTTCTGGTTTTCGGGACGTGAGGTACCCATCGAGTGCGTAGGTGTCGTCGAACTGGACGCGGACGGTTCCATCGCGGTGGTCCGCGACTACTGCGACATGGCGGTGTGGCGGGCACGCCGCGAAGCAGCGGCTGAACCCGTCGGCTAG
- a CDS encoding AMP-dependent synthetase/ligase, protein MSPVDVSQREHAVQDAATLTEVFRHTVETCSQDVALKCAASGRSVTWAEYGHEAAALADGFTSMGICAGDHVVLMLSNRAEFYLVDTALMLIRGIPVSVYNSPSIERLSYIFTHCGPVAVIVEDDVQLERARAAAAESGHHPRLVAIEEVTPRDDLVMLADLAATSPTDLAELAGHARAGDTATMLYTSGTTGDPKGVPLTHRNLLFAARTLTKRMGISLRGRRQLSYLPMAHIGERLATHYVHMFEGSEVTCCANLESFPEVLARTEPHMLFGAPRMWEKLYTRVQDLVAAAPDVPLHCHLETIGLGHIDIAIVGSAPLPRHIQEFWRSAAIPLADCYGQSETCGVGTWDPQDLVLGTCGKPFDGVEVAISDLGEILVRSEAVFAGYYRDPARTRMVLDFDGWFHSSDLGSLDPNGNLTVRGRVDDLLVPTSGHNVSPAPIEARLLQIPLVSHAVLCGSGKPFITALLVLDSEAVAKWAADRGWAERSPETLTTDSALRPAISCHIDNINTGLPGAERIKSFALLPGGETDWTPDTVLMTATGKIRRAQVLQRYAEIIESMYP, encoded by the coding sequence ATGTCGCCGGTCGATGTCAGTCAGCGCGAGCACGCGGTGCAGGACGCCGCCACTCTCACCGAAGTGTTCCGCCACACTGTGGAGACGTGCTCGCAAGACGTCGCGTTGAAGTGCGCCGCCAGCGGGCGGTCTGTGACGTGGGCGGAGTACGGGCACGAGGCCGCCGCCCTCGCCGATGGATTCACGTCGATGGGTATCTGCGCCGGCGATCACGTCGTCCTGATGCTGAGCAACCGGGCCGAGTTCTACCTGGTAGACACCGCACTGATGCTGATACGGGGCATCCCGGTGTCGGTGTACAACTCCCCCTCGATCGAGCGGCTCAGCTACATCTTCACGCACTGCGGTCCGGTAGCGGTCATCGTCGAGGACGATGTACAGCTCGAACGTGCTCGGGCGGCCGCAGCGGAGAGTGGTCACCACCCGCGTCTGGTCGCGATCGAGGAGGTAACGCCCCGCGACGACCTCGTCATGCTCGCCGACCTGGCGGCGACGTCGCCCACCGACCTCGCCGAATTGGCCGGTCACGCTCGAGCCGGCGACACCGCCACGATGCTCTATACCTCCGGTACGACCGGCGACCCGAAGGGCGTACCGTTGACCCACCGGAATCTGCTGTTCGCCGCCCGGACGTTGACGAAGCGGATGGGCATCAGTCTGCGCGGCCGTCGCCAGCTCTCGTACCTGCCGATGGCTCATATCGGAGAGCGACTGGCGACCCACTACGTGCATATGTTCGAGGGCAGTGAGGTGACGTGCTGCGCGAACCTCGAATCCTTCCCCGAGGTGCTGGCTCGGACGGAGCCCCACATGCTGTTCGGCGCACCGCGGATGTGGGAGAAGCTCTACACCCGGGTTCAGGACCTCGTTGCCGCTGCGCCCGACGTACCCTTGCACTGTCACCTCGAGACGATCGGCCTCGGACACATCGATATCGCGATCGTGGGCTCGGCGCCACTTCCCCGACACATCCAGGAGTTCTGGCGCTCCGCAGCGATTCCCCTGGCCGATTGCTACGGCCAGAGCGAAACATGCGGCGTCGGAACCTGGGATCCGCAAGACCTCGTTCTCGGAACCTGCGGCAAGCCATTCGACGGCGTGGAGGTCGCGATCTCCGATCTCGGCGAGATCCTGGTTCGCAGTGAGGCCGTGTTCGCCGGCTACTACCGCGATCCAGCACGCACCCGGATGGTCCTCGACTTCGACGGCTGGTTTCACTCGAGCGACCTGGGATCTCTCGACCCGAACGGCAATCTCACGGTGCGAGGCCGCGTGGACGACCTCCTGGTGCCGACCTCCGGGCACAATGTCAGTCCCGCTCCGATCGAGGCCCGGTTGCTGCAGATCCCACTGGTGAGCCACGCGGTGCTCTGCGGCAGCGGCAAACCCTTCATCACGGCCCTGCTCGTCCTCGATTCGGAGGCGGTCGCCAAGTGGGCAGCCGACCGTGGGTGGGCGGAACGCTCTCCGGAGACCCTGACGACGGATTCGGCATTGCGACCGGCAATCAGCTGTCATATCGACAACATCAACACCGGTCTGCCCGGGGCGGAGCGGATCAAGTCCTTCGCGTTACTTCCCGGCGGAGAGACCGACTGGACGCCGGATACTGTTCTGATGACCGCAACCGGAAAAATCCGTCGCGCCCAAGTCCTTCAGCGGTATGCCGAGATCATCGAATCGATGTATCCATAA
- a CDS encoding phosphotransferase family protein — MSSAVSSRELTTAELTDALRAFLGRNLPLDAEPEIEALYRAGTGSSRENWPFDATWLESGERSTHRLLMRRDPQSAVVDTARSAEFHLLLALEATPIPAPRVRWLDDEGTDLARPTMIGDRYDGTAHRAVLRDKNPLRLSSEQRLALAHDMCDVLGRLHSVDIDALGLRDILPVPDCSPGEHELERWIGELTGNELEPQPGLHLCAEWLRDNLPASPDRLVLVHGDFRPANVLVDDGKFGVLLDWELARLGDPLDDLGWYTTPLYRGEHFVPGQWAQEDFLARYTAATGIEVAPKALVFWQVLSTFRLAVIALNGVRNFCDLGSDRPAAPVDSLIAKVVDQVLAAEKG, encoded by the coding sequence ATGAGTAGCGCCGTGTCCAGCCGGGAGCTGACGACGGCCGAGCTGACCGACGCATTGCGCGCGTTCCTCGGCCGGAATCTTCCTCTCGATGCGGAACCCGAGATCGAAGCACTGTACCGGGCCGGGACCGGCAGCTCACGCGAAAACTGGCCCTTCGATGCGACGTGGCTCGAATCCGGTGAACGATCGACGCACCGGCTCCTGATGCGGCGAGATCCGCAAAGCGCGGTGGTCGACACAGCCAGAAGCGCGGAGTTCCACCTTCTCCTGGCACTCGAAGCGACACCGATTCCCGCACCGCGGGTTCGCTGGCTCGACGACGAGGGCACCGACCTGGCGCGACCGACCATGATCGGCGACCGCTATGACGGCACCGCACACCGCGCAGTCCTGCGCGACAAGAATCCCCTGCGACTGTCGTCCGAGCAGCGGCTCGCGCTCGCCCACGACATGTGCGACGTGCTGGGGCGACTCCACTCGGTGGACATCGACGCGCTGGGGTTGCGGGACATCCTGCCGGTACCGGATTGCTCGCCGGGGGAGCACGAACTCGAACGATGGATCGGTGAACTCACCGGCAACGAACTCGAACCACAGCCGGGTCTGCACCTGTGCGCCGAATGGCTGAGGGACAACCTTCCCGCGTCACCCGACCGACTCGTCCTCGTCCACGGCGACTTCCGTCCGGCCAACGTGCTGGTAGACGACGGGAAATTCGGAGTGCTCCTCGACTGGGAGCTCGCCCGACTCGGGGATCCGTTGGACGATCTCGGGTGGTACACAACCCCGCTGTACCGAGGCGAGCACTTCGTTCCCGGGCAGTGGGCGCAGGAGGACTTCCTCGCGCGATACACCGCTGCCACCGGCATCGAGGTCGCGCCGAAGGCACTGGTCTTCTGGCAGGTCCTGTCAACGTTCCGGCTCGCGGTCATCGCGCTCAACGGGGTTCGCAATTTCTGCGACCTGGGATCGGACCGACCAGCGGCGCCCGTCGATTCACTGATCGCGAAGGTCGTCGATCAGGTACTCGCTGCGGAGAAAGGCTGA